The following coding sequences are from one Novosphingobium sp. Gsoil 351 window:
- a CDS encoding PilZ domain-containing protein, with amino-acid sequence MICSAELEEMIDVRIGSRDTERVRVWAAVDAVCSDATVSVLVDDLCRTGARIETRFARFQEGQLVHLQLPFLPHAQQGEVVWTDAASVGVRFSQPLDLPTFRIIAKAMQLKHRGPGEPVDGEPRAGSLWRLAG; translated from the coding sequence ATGATCTGTTCCGCAGAGCTTGAAGAGATGATCGACGTCAGAATTGGCTCGCGGGACACCGAACGGGTGCGCGTTTGGGCAGCTGTCGACGCAGTGTGCAGCGATGCTACCGTTTCCGTGCTGGTTGATGATCTTTGCCGGACGGGAGCACGGATAGAGACCCGCTTTGCTCGGTTTCAGGAAGGTCAGCTGGTGCACCTTCAGTTGCCGTTCCTCCCCCACGCCCAGCAAGGCGAAGTGGTCTGGACCGACGCCGCGTCGGTCGGGGTGCGCTTTTCGCAACCGCTCGATTTGCCGACGTTTCGGATCATCGCGAAGGCGATGCAGCTCAAGCATCGCGGCCCCGGCGAACCTGTCGATGGCGAACCCCGCGCTGGCTCACTTTGGAGACTTGCTGGGTAA
- a CDS encoding phosphatase PAP2 family protein: MSAIKANDRNNLQEIQALLLNDVPIYAVTSLLLALCMTIFAAYGVSVHLDLFAANAGLYVVAGVPMAIFDAVWLLFRNRPEEPIRFIVETYRRRACDPALLARVPLLGVAIAFMPFFSKIKSMIPLFNDFKWDATFIAFDRALFFGKDAWQVLHPVFGSPVVTAAAAGLYHAWMMLIYMGTLFFVFHPSATKVVRRYVLSFVLIWVLIGGVLATALASVGPCFVGPILGDDTFNAQMAYLRAANEQIPVLTLPVQDLLLQWYQEGSRGLGRGITAMPSMHVSMSFLFWLAIRKVSLFAGRGFFLFFNLIWLSSVHLGYHYFADGLVGVIATAIIWHGSETLLQGWDRLRYRGRTSETALA, translated from the coding sequence ATGTCGGCGATAAAAGCAAATGACCGCAACAACTTGCAGGAAATCCAGGCATTGTTGCTCAACGACGTACCAATCTATGCCGTCACGAGCCTGCTCCTTGCGCTCTGCATGACTATCTTCGCCGCATACGGCGTCAGTGTCCATCTAGACCTCTTTGCCGCGAACGCAGGACTCTATGTGGTGGCCGGCGTCCCCATGGCGATCTTCGACGCAGTCTGGCTGCTCTTCCGCAATCGTCCTGAAGAGCCGATCCGCTTCATTGTTGAGACATATCGCCGGCGCGCATGCGACCCTGCTCTGCTCGCACGAGTGCCGCTGCTTGGCGTTGCCATCGCCTTCATGCCCTTCTTTTCGAAAATCAAGTCGATGATTCCGCTGTTCAACGACTTCAAGTGGGATGCCACATTCATAGCGTTCGATCGGGCACTCTTCTTCGGGAAGGACGCCTGGCAAGTACTGCATCCCGTCTTTGGCAGCCCGGTGGTCACGGCAGCCGCGGCGGGCCTTTATCACGCATGGATGATGCTCATTTATATGGGGACGCTGTTCTTCGTGTTCCATCCTTCGGCTACGAAAGTGGTGCGCCGATACGTCCTGAGCTTCGTGCTGATTTGGGTGTTGATTGGAGGCGTGTTGGCGACCGCTCTGGCCTCAGTCGGGCCCTGCTTCGTTGGGCCGATCCTCGGTGACGACACCTTCAACGCTCAAATGGCCTACCTGAGGGCAGCCAACGAGCAGATCCCGGTGCTCACGCTTCCCGTGCAGGACCTCCTGCTGCAATGGTATCAGGAAGGCAGCCGCGGGCTTGGGCGGGGAATAACCGCGATGCCATCCATGCACGTGTCGATGTCGTTTCTCTTCTGGCTGGCCATTCGCAAGGTCTCCTTGTTCGCTGGCCGCGGGTTCTTCCTTTTTTTCAACCTGATTTGGCTCAGCTCGGTCCACCTGGGTTACCACTACTTCGCCGACGGCCTCGTCGGCGTGATTGCTACAGCGATCATCTGGCACGGGAGCGAGACTCTTTTGCAGGGGTGGGATCGGTTGAGGTATCGTGGGCGCACTTCCGAGACTGCGCTAGCTTGA
- a CDS encoding transposase: MTSRIEVIARVSGRRFWTVEQKLMMLRDAFGPGGSVRLAMERHEVTSGLLYTWRRKAMSGQLLDPPLKVLPSPVVSIGAGS, translated from the coding sequence ATGACTAGTCGGATCGAGGTGATCGCCCGTGTATCGGGCCGGCGGTTCTGGACCGTCGAGCAGAAGCTCATGATGCTGCGCGATGCCTTCGGTCCGGGCGGATCGGTGCGATTGGCGATGGAGCGCCACGAGGTGACGAGCGGCCTGCTCTATACCTGGCGCCGCAAGGCGATGTCGGGTCAGCTTCTCGATCCGCCGCTGAAGGTGCTGCCAAGCCCTGTAGTGTCAATCGGCGCGGGATCTTGA
- a CDS encoding thiamine phosphate synthase — translation MAGSSIACCYSDGVTARHPALPRLWLVTDARTDAELDGAIARLPRGSGVIFRHFHLAAKQRAVRLSQVRRLCRRFGHRLELAGEGYGPPAPHRRLASAHDLREIGRANRYGAHAVLISPVFATRSHPGMPALGRVRLLLLARRAAMPAIALGGMTAGRFRGLGVWGWAAIDGLAVRQVGGFTRS, via the coding sequence ATGGCTGGTTCGAGCATCGCGTGCTGCTATAGCGACGGGGTGACCGCGCGCCACCCCGCCCTGCCCCGGCTCTGGCTGGTGACCGACGCCCGCACCGACGCCGAACTGGATGGCGCCATCGCCCGCCTGCCGCGCGGGTCTGGCGTCATCTTTCGCCATTTCCACTTGGCTGCGAAGCAACGCGCAGTCCGCTTGTCGCAAGTCCGCCGTCTGTGCCGCCGCTTCGGCCACCGGCTCGAGTTGGCAGGCGAAGGTTATGGTCCGCCCGCACCGCACCGCCGCCTGGCCTCCGCTCACGATCTGCGTGAAATCGGGCGGGCCAACCGTTACGGCGCGCACGCGGTGTTGATCTCGCCGGTGTTCGCCACGCGCTCGCACCCCGGCATGCCGGCCCTGGGCCGAGTCCGCCTCCTCCTCCTTGCCCGTCGCGCGGCCATGCCCGCGATCGCGCTAGGCGGGATGACCGCGGGGCGCTTCCGTGGATTGGGCGTTTGGGGCTGGGCAGCGATCGATGGCTTGGCCGTCCGCCAAGTTGGCGGCTTTACCCGAAGCTAA
- a CDS encoding MmcB family DNA repair protein, which translates to MPESAVVPLASASAAAEERASLAVARGICRLFARNDIWCLAEMPLRNGRRADLMGVDAKGRIVIVEIKVSRADLLGDGKWPDYLAHCDRYYWGLPPQLDRACLDGAPFLPHACGVIVADGYDAEIVRPAPALPLAPARRRVEVERLARTALRRQLVGLDPHCAAWEMSGEG; encoded by the coding sequence ATGCCCGAGTCGGCCGTCGTACCCCTTGCCTCTGCGTCCGCAGCCGCCGAAGAACGCGCTTCGCTGGCTGTCGCGCGCGGGATTTGCCGTCTGTTCGCTCGAAACGACATCTGGTGCCTCGCCGAAATGCCGCTGCGTAACGGGCGCCGTGCCGACCTGATGGGGGTAGATGCCAAGGGCCGGATCGTGATCGTCGAAATCAAGGTCAGCCGCGCGGATCTGCTGGGCGACGGCAAGTGGCCCGATTACCTGGCGCATTGCGACCGTTATTACTGGGGCTTGCCCCCGCAGCTCGACCGCGCCTGCCTAGATGGCGCGCCGTTCCTGCCCCACGCCTGCGGGGTGATCGTGGCCGACGGCTACGACGCCGAGATCGTCCGCCCAGCGCCCGCGCTGCCGCTTGCTCCCGCGCGCCGCCGGGTCGAGGTCGAACGGCTCGCACGCACCGCGCTGCGCCGGCAACTGGTCGGTCTCGATCCGCACTGTGCGGCGTGGGAAATGAGCGGCGAGGGTTGA
- a CDS encoding bifunctional diguanylate cyclase/phosphodiesterase, producing MAVKRLFQGLTGRHAAADPEADHGAAAVISPNDAARRLELLDDFESGGFAWMWATDAQGRLIYVSASAAERLDRPLAELLAQPFVALFETDSENLDERNAGRPLKFQLSARNKLVDVTVRFIPARLSGSGRGAWWSISGHPKFDAGGNFLGYRGSAKDITTEYERKLEDSRLAEYDSLTGLANRHRMTRRLESTLAAYKAAKRSCTLMMLDLDKFKQVNDMMGHPAGDEVLRQVAQRLQRVIGERGEIGRLGGDEFQVILPDLDDRGKLGELAAKIIQIVSQPYPVEGGRAIIGTSVGLAIAPYDGVEREEIVRAADLALYAAKNGGRGAFRFFSADLKDEAEERRMLEEDLREALAADQLELHYQPVVRTADSMVVGCEALMRWEHPERGPIGPAAFISVAEESSLIIQLGEWALRRACQDAMQWPKSVRVAVNVSAVQFASPGFPAIVTSALAASGLDAERLELELTESVFMGDSETTDETFKVLKQLGVRLALDDFGTGYSSLSYLRSAPFDKLKVDKSFVDSCTQQDQNSAKIIAAIIGLSDALGMETTVEGVEAFDQLELVRSKGAKFIQGWIYAKALPQAELLEAMGSESFKIEPNGPDRHRPDRRSVFRRIGIIHEDHRYEAVMRDLSTTGARIDGLVGVPVGTGLVIDLGGGQLAVAEVTRSADAHIAVEFETPLVSDGAGGLVTRHRVSPYALAAAGMPLAALPPGNYPLSLGGEGWRQAAVHAGGGGPLSTGLQSRISG from the coding sequence ATGGCGGTGAAGAGGCTCTTTCAGGGACTGACCGGGCGGCACGCCGCGGCTGACCCGGAAGCCGATCACGGTGCGGCGGCGGTGATCTCGCCCAACGACGCCGCGCGCCGCCTCGAATTGCTCGATGATTTCGAAAGCGGCGGATTCGCCTGGATGTGGGCGACCGACGCCCAAGGCCGCCTGATCTATGTCTCTGCGAGCGCCGCGGAGCGGCTCGACAGGCCGCTGGCCGAGCTGCTCGCCCAACCCTTCGTGGCGCTGTTCGAGACCGATTCCGAGAACCTCGACGAACGCAACGCGGGCCGCCCGCTCAAATTCCAGCTCTCGGCGCGCAACAAGCTGGTCGACGTGACCGTCCGCTTCATCCCCGCCCGGCTCAGCGGCAGCGGTCGCGGAGCGTGGTGGTCGATCTCGGGCCATCCCAAGTTCGACGCCGGGGGCAACTTCCTCGGCTATCGCGGCAGCGCCAAGGACATCACCACCGAATACGAACGCAAGCTCGAGGATTCACGGCTCGCCGAATACGATTCGCTGACCGGGCTGGCGAACCGGCACCGCATGACCCGGCGGCTGGAAAGCACGCTCGCCGCTTACAAGGCGGCCAAGCGCAGCTGCACGTTGATGATGCTCGATCTCGACAAGTTCAAGCAGGTCAACGACATGATGGGTCACCCCGCGGGCGACGAGGTGCTGCGCCAGGTCGCGCAGCGCCTGCAACGCGTGATCGGCGAGCGCGGCGAGATCGGGCGGCTGGGCGGCGACGAGTTTCAGGTGATCCTTCCCGACCTCGACGACCGCGGCAAGTTGGGCGAATTGGCCGCCAAGATCATTCAGATCGTCTCGCAACCCTATCCGGTCGAGGGTGGCCGCGCGATCATCGGGACTTCGGTCGGCCTGGCCATCGCACCCTACGATGGGGTCGAGCGCGAAGAGATCGTACGCGCCGCCGATCTGGCGCTGTACGCCGCGAAGAACGGCGGACGCGGTGCGTTCCGCTTCTTCTCCGCCGATCTCAAGGACGAGGCCGAAGAGCGCCGCATGCTCGAGGAGGATTTGCGCGAAGCGCTCGCCGCCGACCAGCTCGAGCTTCATTACCAGCCTGTGGTCCGCACCGCCGACAGCATGGTGGTCGGCTGCGAGGCGCTGATGCGCTGGGAACATCCCGAGCGCGGCCCGATCGGGCCCGCCGCCTTCATCAGCGTGGCCGAGGAATCGAGCCTGATCATCCAGCTCGGCGAATGGGCCCTGCGCCGAGCCTGCCAGGACGCGATGCAATGGCCAAAATCGGTCCGCGTCGCGGTCAACGTCTCGGCGGTGCAGTTCGCCAGCCCCGGCTTTCCCGCGATCGTCACCAGCGCGCTGGCGGCCAGCGGGCTCGATGCCGAACGGCTCGAGCTCGAGCTGACCGAGAGCGTGTTCATGGGCGACAGCGAGACCACCGACGAGACTTTCAAGGTTCTCAAGCAGCTGGGCGTGCGCCTGGCCCTCGACGATTTCGGGACCGGCTATTCCTCGCTCAGCTATCTGCGCTCGGCCCCGTTCGACAAGCTCAAGGTCGACAAGAGCTTCGTCGATTCGTGCACCCAGCAGGACCAGAACAGCGCCAAGATCATCGCCGCGATCATCGGCCTGTCCGATGCGCTGGGGATGGAGACCACGGTCGAGGGGGTCGAGGCGTTCGACCAGCTCGAACTGGTGCGCAGCAAGGGCGCCAAGTTCATCCAGGGGTGGATCTATGCCAAGGCGCTGCCGCAGGCGGAGCTGCTTGAGGCGATGGGCAGCGAAAGCTTCAAGATCGAACCCAACGGACCCGATCGCCATCGCCCCGATCGCCGCAGCGTGTTCCGCCGGATCGGGATCATCCACGAGGACCACCGCTACGAGGCGGTGATGCGGGACCTTTCGACCACCGGGGCGCGGATCGACGGGCTGGTCGGGGTTCCGGTCGGTACCGGACTGGTGATCGACTTGGGCGGCGGACAGCTCGCCGTCGCCGAAGTGACCCGTTCCGCCGACGCACACATTGCCGTCGAGTTCGAAACCCCGCTGGTCAGCGACGGCGCGGGCGGGCTGGTTACCCGGCACCGGGTCAGCCCTTATGCGCTCGCAGCCGCCGGTATGCCGCTGGCTGCGCTGCCTCCGGGCAATTACCCGCTGTCGCTCGGCGGGGAGGGGTGGCGGCAGGCCGCAGTTCATGCAGGTGGTGGTGGGCCGCTGAGCACCGGGCTCCAATCCCGAATTTCCGGTTAG
- a CDS encoding Fic family protein, which yields MSYIHELPGWPNLRWNDEQLAKPLAAVRHRQGRLIGRMEALGFPLREEAVLHALTEDVLKSSEIEGEVLDKDQVRSSIARRLGMDISGLVPADRHVEGVVEMMLDATQSYAEPLTTERLFGWHAALFPTGRSGMSRIAVGTWRDDATGPMQVVSGPIGRERVHYEAPAAERLEAEMAKFLDWFHSADPDPVLKAGIAHFWFVTIHPFDDGNGRIARAIADMSLARAEGMAQRFYSMSAQIRTERNDYYDMLETTQKGDLDITRWLLWFIACLDRAFDGSEAILAHVMSKARTWDKLAGQKLNERQITMIHRLLDGFEGKLVSSKWAKLAKTSPDTALRDITDLVERGILVKDPAGGRSTSYSLAPEVSDPHSRSA from the coding sequence ATGTCTTACATCCACGAACTACCCGGCTGGCCGAACCTGCGCTGGAACGACGAGCAGCTTGCCAAGCCGCTGGCTGCCGTGCGCCATAGGCAGGGACGGCTGATCGGCCGCATGGAGGCTCTCGGCTTTCCCCTACGGGAAGAAGCGGTACTGCACGCCCTGACCGAAGACGTGCTCAAGTCCAGCGAGATCGAGGGCGAGGTGCTCGACAAGGACCAAGTTCGCTCCTCCATCGCCCGGCGTCTTGGGATGGACATCAGCGGCCTCGTTCCCGCCGATCGCCATGTCGAAGGCGTTGTCGAGATGATGCTAGACGCGACGCAGAGCTACGCAGAGCCGCTCACCACCGAACGACTTTTCGGGTGGCACGCCGCACTATTCCCGACTGGCCGAAGCGGCATGAGCCGCATCGCCGTGGGTACATGGCGCGATGACGCCACGGGACCCATGCAGGTCGTTTCTGGGCCGATCGGGCGCGAGCGGGTACACTACGAGGCACCAGCGGCCGAACGGCTCGAAGCAGAGATGGCGAAGTTCCTCGACTGGTTCCACAGTGCAGACCCCGATCCGGTCCTCAAGGCTGGGATCGCGCACTTCTGGTTCGTCACCATCCATCCGTTCGATGACGGGAACGGGCGAATTGCGCGCGCCATCGCCGACATGTCGCTCGCGCGCGCAGAAGGGATGGCGCAACGCTTCTACAGCATGTCCGCCCAAATCAGGACCGAGCGCAACGACTACTACGACATGCTGGAAACCACCCAGAAGGGCGATCTGGACATCACGCGGTGGCTGCTATGGTTCATCGCTTGCTTGGATCGAGCCTTCGACGGTTCCGAGGCCATTCTCGCCCATGTTATGAGCAAGGCGCGAACGTGGGACAAGCTCGCAGGCCAAAAGCTAAACGAGCGCCAGATCACGATGATCCACCGTCTGCTGGATGGGTTCGAGGGCAAGCTCGTCAGCTCCAAATGGGCGAAGCTCGCCAAGACCTCGCCTGACACGGCGTTGCGCGACATCACCGATCTCGTCGAAAGGGGCATACTCGTGAAGGACCCGGCCGGTGGACGAAGCACCAGCTACTCGCTCGCCCCCGAGGTGTCTGACCCGCACTCAAGATCGGCCTGA
- a CDS encoding S8 family serine peptidase, whose translation MPRNWTNGAAAAVLALATPASAQLALPAVPLPPVSGLVERATGTVGDTLAPVVTSARELARLRVVRLDELVRRSRGLIERDVLGAPARRGELLLTDPTPEQLAKAKAAGFAVLENEPIEGLGFTVARLRVPERETLSGAQKRLVGLLPGANVSADLLHFQAGGVAFPAEPQAAAPGASVTTPIGVIDGAPGGAALGEARGFAKNAPLASNHGSAIASLLALCGARDVRFADVYGADPAGGNALALARALGWLVTQGVRVVTISLVGPASPVVAKAVAAAQARGVAVVAAVGNDGPAAPPSYPASYPGVIAVTAVDGRNRALIEAGRASHLDYAAPGADILASDARGRWVRVRGTSYATPLVAARLAAAWGPKRVALARLDQEARDLGPRGADPTYGRGLLCETCRRIH comes from the coding sequence ATGCCGCGCAACTGGACGAATGGAGCAGCGGCGGCGGTGCTCGCGCTGGCAACGCCGGCGAGCGCGCAGCTTGCATTGCCCGCGGTGCCGCTGCCCCCGGTCTCGGGCTTGGTCGAGCGCGCGACCGGCACCGTCGGTGATACCCTCGCCCCCGTCGTGACGAGCGCGCGGGAGTTGGCCCGGCTGAGAGTCGTGCGGCTCGACGAGCTCGTCCGCCGCAGCCGCGGGTTGATTGAACGCGACGTGCTGGGCGCGCCAGCGCGGCGGGGCGAGCTGCTTCTGACCGATCCGACCCCCGAGCAGCTCGCCAAGGCGAAGGCAGCAGGCTTTGCCGTGTTGGAAAATGAACCGATCGAGGGCCTGGGATTCACGGTCGCGCGCCTGCGGGTGCCAGAGCGAGAGACGCTCTCCGGCGCCCAGAAACGACTTGTCGGTTTGCTGCCCGGGGCCAACGTTAGCGCCGACCTGCTGCACTTTCAGGCCGGGGGCGTGGCGTTTCCTGCCGAACCGCAAGCGGCGGCGCCGGGGGCGAGCGTCACGACACCGATCGGCGTGATCGACGGCGCCCCCGGGGGCGCGGCGCTGGGCGAAGCGCGAGGCTTCGCCAAGAACGCGCCACTGGCCAGCAATCATGGCAGCGCGATCGCCTCGCTGCTTGCACTTTGCGGGGCGCGCGACGTGCGTTTCGCAGACGTCTACGGTGCCGATCCGGCGGGCGGCAATGCGCTCGCGCTCGCGCGCGCGCTGGGGTGGCTGGTCACGCAAGGTGTCCGGGTGGTGACCATCAGCCTGGTCGGACCGGCGAGTCCGGTCGTGGCCAAGGCCGTTGCCGCCGCGCAAGCCCGGGGCGTGGCGGTCGTCGCCGCAGTGGGTAATGACGGGCCCGCCGCGCCACCCTCCTATCCCGCCTCGTATCCCGGGGTGATCGCGGTGACCGCGGTCGATGGCCGCAACCGCGCGTTGATCGAGGCGGGCCGCGCGAGCCACCTCGACTATGCCGCACCCGGCGCCGACATCCTGGCAAGCGACGCCAGGGGGCGCTGGGTGCGGGTGCGCGGGACGTCCTACGCGACGCCGCTCGTGGCCGCGCGGTTGGCGGCCGCCTGGGGTCCCAAACGGGTAGCGCTGGCACGGCTCGATCAGGAGGCGCGCGATCTCGGTCCGCGAGGGGCCGACCCGACCTATGGCCGCGGCCTGCTGTGCGAGACTTGCCGCCGAATCCACTGA
- a CDS encoding RNA polymerase sigma factor codes for MVETKATGLSESFEQGVLALLPRLRRFAAGLARDRADADDLCQTTIERALLSRDKWEAGTRLDSWMYRIMRNLWIDEARARTRRAQTFVAEDAGLSVGGDGGQEASVALGDIDRALATLPGEQREAVLLVMVEGYAYKEAAEIVGCPVGTLNSRLVRGRDALLAQLGEAA; via the coding sequence ATGGTAGAAACGAAGGCAACCGGTCTGAGCGAAAGTTTCGAACAGGGCGTGCTGGCGCTGCTTCCGCGCCTGCGGCGATTTGCTGCGGGGCTGGCGCGCGACCGTGCCGATGCCGACGACCTCTGCCAGACGACCATCGAGCGCGCGCTGCTTTCTCGCGACAAGTGGGAGGCGGGTACACGGCTCGACAGCTGGATGTATCGGATTATGCGCAACTTGTGGATCGACGAAGCCCGCGCTCGCACCCGCCGGGCCCAGACCTTCGTGGCGGAGGACGCGGGGCTGAGCGTCGGTGGCGACGGTGGGCAAGAGGCCTCGGTGGCGCTCGGCGACATCGATCGCGCGTTGGCGACGTTGCCTGGAGAACAGCGCGAGGCGGTGTTGCTGGTGATGGTGGAGGGCTATGCCTACAAGGAAGCTGCCGAAATAGTCGGCTGTCCGGTCGGCACGCTCAATTCCCGGCTGGTGCGCGGACGCGACGCGCTTCTGGCGCAGCTCGGAGAAGCCGCATGA